One genomic segment of uncultured Desulfobacter sp. includes these proteins:
- a CDS encoding transposase, protein MNEITTLLTCMHPLLDANTYRHFLIISQALLTMTGRITMLSISRWTDKGGSYRTIQRFFSKDIPWDSLNWAIGKTFLKKSKIILIAGDATTVTKSGKKTFGLGRFFSSIYSRAVPGIAFQTLSLLDVEKRISWPMLIEQMLPKPKQKKRVVTKSKKQKRGRGRPKGSKNKNNRNVVLNAEMTQVQAMLQKLLKLIGDTLQPIYFVYDGAFGNNAAVHMTRQVGLHLISKLRNNSALYFKWNGVYSGKGRRPVYGDRVNYKNFPAAHLKSEETKKHICTRIYQMNVIHKKFADALNVVIIEKKNVKTDKIARVILFSTDLELDWKNIIDYYRLRFQIEFNFRDAKQHWGLEDFMVIKEQSVLNAANLSLWMVNVSQAMLVTSGEESILDLKAHYHGLRYAQEVFKILPENTKPINIVQLFEKIPVLGRIHGEKKAA, encoded by the coding sequence ATGAATGAAATTACCACGCTTTTAACTTGCATGCACCCCTTACTTGACGCAAACACTTACCGTCATTTTCTGATTATCAGTCAAGCCTTGCTGACGATGACAGGTCGGATTACCATGCTGAGCATCAGTCGTTGGACTGATAAAGGAGGAAGCTATCGTACTATACAGCGGTTTTTTTCAAAAGATATCCCTTGGGATTCACTCAACTGGGCGATAGGGAAAACATTTTTGAAAAAATCAAAAATTATTCTTATTGCTGGTGATGCCACAACTGTAACCAAGTCAGGTAAGAAAACTTTTGGTCTTGGCAGGTTTTTCTCTTCCATCTACTCTCGTGCAGTTCCTGGAATTGCCTTCCAAACCCTTTCATTGCTGGATGTCGAAAAACGAATTTCATGGCCAATGTTAATAGAACAGATGCTTCCAAAGCCAAAGCAGAAAAAGCGGGTAGTAACGAAAAGCAAAAAACAAAAGCGGGGCCGGGGAAGGCCCAAAGGTTCAAAAAACAAGAACAATCGCAATGTTGTACTCAATGCGGAAATGACGCAGGTACAGGCCATGCTGCAAAAACTTTTAAAGCTGATTGGGGATACACTTCAACCTATTTACTTTGTGTATGACGGTGCATTCGGAAACAATGCGGCTGTTCACATGACACGACAAGTTGGGTTGCACCTAATTTCCAAATTACGCAACAACTCTGCCTTGTATTTCAAGTGGAATGGAGTCTATTCCGGCAAGGGGAGGCGACCAGTTTATGGTGATAGAGTTAATTACAAAAACTTTCCCGCAGCCCATTTAAAATCAGAAGAGACCAAAAAACACATCTGCACCCGCATCTACCAAATGAATGTGATACACAAAAAATTTGCCGACGCTCTGAACGTAGTCATCATCGAGAAAAAAAACGTAAAAACGGATAAGATAGCCCGCGTTATCCTGTTTAGCACCGATCTTGAACTTGATTGGAAAAATATCATTGACTATTATCGTTTGAGATTCCAGATTGAATTTAACTTTCGTGATGCAAAACAACACTGGGGACTTGAGGATTTCATGGTCATAAAAGAACAATCAGTCCTCAATGCTGCCAACTTATCCCTATGGATGGTCAATGTTTCCCAGGCAATGCTGGTGACATCCGGCGAAGAAAGTATTCTTGACCTGAAAGCCCATTATCACGGGCTTCGTTATGCGCAGGAAGTATTTAAAATACTTCCTGAAAACACAAAACCGATTAATATTGTACAGCTATTTGAGAAGATTCCCGTGCTAGGACGGATTCATGGTGAGAAAAAGGCTGCTTAG
- a CDS encoding lamin tail domain-containing protein, whose translation MSNIYQEIWNADQSQNGVEPILSIEEGSQEQGYVKVNADLDASSDPDLKVLEKLHIPSHKMTTYNLCRKLFNNFSLAEPMPEFDTPEERQEVHDFLTAIVDTEPMEVARQYIERESNSVISKERWHNTLMEMWFRRFSSGGDPELSGFEHVVVGEQEKSKVQGYHFWWKYYLDDGFAPQVDDGMQVPTDSEFKTDRIRFHGSKQKTGQLKFPESVTISYRWHAPDYDANAYRPLFKKIGGFFVGCSVEGLMALGTVRAHKGVRAPSVAVIEGAKYDMKLFHSPNGQHIRTFYPIFLGAADPSNGGNGDDVIPDDNLHLSPIRIISAMVNPADHDVGFETISLVNVSPDKVSVENWSLRDKNNKRHVIDDRMMDPGSFYTIRLDGTTVQLSNKGGEILLLNSHGEQMQKVVYSKKQARQQGATVLF comes from the coding sequence ATGTCTAACATCTATCAAGAAATATGGAATGCGGACCAATCTCAAAATGGCGTTGAACCAATTTTAAGCATAGAAGAAGGTTCTCAAGAACAGGGATATGTCAAAGTTAACGCGGATCTTGATGCCAGTTCCGATCCAGACTTAAAGGTTTTGGAAAAGTTACACATTCCCTCGCACAAGATGACTACTTACAATCTTTGCCGCAAGCTGTTTAATAATTTTTCTCTAGCCGAACCTATGCCGGAATTTGATACGCCAGAAGAACGTCAGGAAGTTCATGACTTCCTGACTGCTATCGTCGATACAGAGCCAATGGAGGTTGCTCGCCAATATATTGAGCGTGAATCGAATTCAGTTATTTCGAAAGAGCGTTGGCATAACACATTAATGGAAATGTGGTTTCGCCGGTTTTCTTCAGGAGGTGATCCTGAGCTATCAGGTTTCGAACATGTCGTAGTCGGGGAGCAAGAAAAGTCTAAAGTACAGGGGTATCACTTCTGGTGGAAATACTACCTTGATGATGGTTTTGCTCCTCAAGTAGATGATGGCATGCAAGTGCCCACTGATTCGGAATTTAAAACGGATCGTATCCGTTTTCACGGTTCTAAACAAAAAACCGGGCAATTAAAGTTTCCTGAGAGTGTGACCATTTCTTATCGTTGGCATGCGCCGGACTATGATGCGAATGCCTATCGTCCGCTATTCAAAAAGATTGGCGGTTTTTTTGTGGGTTGCAGTGTTGAGGGATTGATGGCGCTCGGTACAGTTAGGGCTCATAAAGGTGTACGAGCTCCTTCTGTTGCTGTGATCGAAGGCGCTAAGTACGATATGAAGTTGTTTCATTCACCGAACGGACAGCACATTAGAACCTTTTATCCAATCTTCTTGGGTGCTGCGGACCCATCCAATGGAGGCAACGGTGATGATGTCATTCCAGATGATAACTTACACTTGAGTCCAATACGTATTATATCGGCCATGGTAAATCCAGCGGATCACGATGTGGGATTTGAAACCATCTCTTTGGTAAATGTAAGCCCAGATAAAGTAAGTGTTGAAAATTGGTCATTACGAGATAAGAATAATAAACGTCATGTGATAGACGATAGGATGATGGACCCCGGTTCTTTTTATACGATCAGGTTGGATGGAACCACTGTGCAGCTATCCAATAAAGGTGGTGAAATTTTGCTGCTCAATTCCCATGGAGAGCAGATGCAAAAAGTGGTCTATTCGAAAAAACAGGCAAGACAACAAGGGGCTACCGTATTGTTTTAA
- a CDS encoding endonuclease/exonuclease/phosphatase family protein codes for MYYSHLKYKIRKKDERKRAVGNLIRLREQLDQSVPDKDAEDNLLLATFNVRDLGKKNRRGWGRRMPESLFYIAEVISRFDFVAIQEVNELDEWLRIMKILGRDWNFIATDETDRKLGGNGERMTFVYDKRKVWFQNIAGEIVLPPDMLISKTNFEVDGKKIKAGNQFKRTPFIASFQSGWLKFDICTVHLYYGANYGEKLNQRIEEIERIAKYLSTRADRALGEDRALLLLGDFNIVSPTHKSMETLENNGFVVPRILKIKPTTGTEKHYDQIAFKTKPEVIEYVETTSDKPVQMNAGVINLFESVFTSNDFHVYRDIVATKTTAGKKAIKANDEIGLKKAYKNWRTYQFSDHYPMWVRLKTDNSRNYLNKMLGDG; via the coding sequence ATGTACTACAGCCACCTTAAATATAAAATTCGAAAGAAGGATGAGCGTAAGAGGGCGGTCGGCAATTTGATTCGCTTACGCGAGCAGTTAGATCAATCAGTTCCGGATAAAGACGCTGAAGACAATCTCTTGCTTGCAACATTTAATGTTCGTGATCTCGGTAAGAAAAATCGCCGGGGTTGGGGCCGGCGGATGCCTGAGTCATTGTTTTATATTGCAGAGGTAATTTCACGTTTCGATTTTGTTGCGATTCAAGAGGTAAATGAGCTCGACGAATGGTTGCGGATTATGAAGATCCTGGGGCGTGATTGGAATTTTATTGCCACTGATGAGACGGATAGAAAATTAGGCGGTAATGGTGAACGCATGACCTTTGTGTACGATAAGCGCAAGGTCTGGTTTCAGAATATCGCAGGTGAAATTGTGCTGCCTCCTGATATGCTAATCAGCAAAACGAATTTTGAGGTAGATGGTAAAAAAATAAAAGCAGGCAATCAGTTCAAACGCACACCGTTCATTGCGTCTTTTCAATCCGGTTGGTTGAAATTTGACATCTGCACAGTGCATCTCTATTACGGCGCCAACTATGGGGAAAAGCTAAATCAGCGTATTGAAGAGATTGAAAGGATTGCTAAATACCTCAGTACCCGTGCAGACCGAGCGCTTGGGGAAGATCGCGCCCTTCTTTTGCTTGGGGATTTTAATATCGTTAGTCCCACCCACAAAAGCATGGAGACATTGGAAAACAATGGTTTTGTAGTTCCCCGTATTTTGAAGATAAAACCTACCACCGGAACCGAAAAGCACTATGATCAAATTGCCTTCAAGACCAAGCCAGAAGTAATAGAGTATGTGGAAACCACTTCTGATAAGCCTGTCCAGATGAACGCTGGTGTGATTAATTTGTTCGAATCAGTGTTTACTTCGAATGATTTTCATGTTTATCGAGACATTGTGGCGACAAAGACTACCGCCGGTAAAAAAGCTATAAAAGCGAACGACGAAATTGGGTTGAAGAAGGCCTATAAGAATTGGCGCACCTATCAGTTTTCCGATCATTATCCGATGTGGGTTCGTTTGAAGACCGACAACAGCAGAAACTACTTAAACAAGATGCTCGGTGATGGTTGA